A DNA window from Equus przewalskii isolate Varuska chromosome 12, EquPr2, whole genome shotgun sequence contains the following coding sequences:
- the TEDC2 gene encoding tubulin epsilon and delta complex protein 2 isoform X4, with the protein MLPAGCSRRLLAELRDALDACAERQRQLERSLRVSRRLLRVWEPAETPALEPTPGPDTNEEARPPARTPSPQDLKELELLTQALEKAVRVRKGLSKAGGRDEAPSRKSRSIVSPATTASVPPRASGQAGRRASETKPPRGVRQTTVPAKGLPELRLLSVGDQTCKARGAQAAKPEPGLRDQQMAPSAAPQAPEAFTLKQKGILLRLPMAFRKAASQNSRLWAQLSSTETGDSMDATTTAKTQFLRKMQSGWPSSRLCAAEVEAEVGRLRKACSLLRQRMGEELTADPVDWMQEYHCLLTLEGLQAIAGQCLHRLQELRAAVMEHQLAPWPEGRLPSAPSSCGGGADSIWSPQLLLYSSTQELQTLASLRLRVAMLDEQIHLEKVLMAELLPLVSTQEPLGPPWLALCRAVHSLLCEGDLKAARVTLKLF; encoded by the exons ATGCTGCCCGCCGGCTGCTCGCGCCG GCTGTTGGCCGAGCTGCGGGACGCCCTGGACGCCTGCGCCGAGCGACAGCGACAGCTGGAGCGGAGTCTGCGCGTCTCCCGGCGGCTGCTGCGGGTCTG GGAACCAGCCGAGACCCCGGCTCTGGAGCCAACTCCAGGACCAGATACTAATGAAGAGGCCCGGCCTCCAG CACGCACACCCAGCCCCCAAGACCTCAAGGAGCTGGAGCTTCTGACCCAGGCACTGGAGAAGGCTGTACGAGTGCGAAAAGGCCTCTCTAAGGCTGGAGGAAGAGACGAGGCCCCCAGCCGGAAGTCTCGGTCCATTGTCTCTCCTGCCACCACAGCCTCTGTCCCACCCCGGGCCTCAGGCCAGGCTGGCCGCCGAGCATCAGAGACAAAACCCCCCAGGGGCGTTCGCCAGACCACTGTGCCTGCCAAGGGCCTCCCTGAGCTCAGGCTTCTGTCAGTGGGGGATCAGACCTGTAAGGCGAGAGGGGCTCAagctgccaagcctgaaccaggCCTCAGGGACCAACAAATGGCCCCATCAGCTGCTCCTCAGGCCCCAGAAGCTTTCACACTCAAGCAGAAGGG GATTCTGCTGCGGCTGCCCATGGCCTTCAGGAAGGCGGCTTCCCAGAATTCCCG CCTGTGGGCCCAACTCAGCTCTACAGAGACCGGTGACTCCATGGATGCCACTACCACCGCCAAGACACAGTTCCTCCGGAAAATGCAG TCAGGCTGGCCCAGCTCCAGGCTCTGTGCTGCCgaggtggaggcagaggtggggcgCCTGCGGAAGGCCTGCTCACTGCTGAGGCAGCGAATGGGGGAAGAGCTCACAGCAG ACCCAGTGGACTGGATGCAGGAGTACCACTGCCTGCTCACCCTGGAGGGGCTGCAGGCCATTGCAGGGCAGTGTCTCCACAGGCTACAGGAACTGCGTGCGG CTGTGATGGAACACCAGCTGGCGCCATGGCCTGAGGGGAGACTCCCCAGTGCCCCATCTTCCTGTGGAGGAGGAGCAGACTCCATCTGGAGCCCCCAGTTGCTTCTTTACTCCAGCACCCAGGAGCTGCAGACCCTGGCGTCCCTCAGGCTGCGGGTAGCCATGCTGGACGAGCAGATCCACCTGGAAAAG GTCCTGATGGCTGAACTCCTCCCCCTGGTGAGCACACAGGAGCCTCTGGGGCCACCCTGGCTGGCGCTGTGCCGGGCTGTGCACAGCCTGCTCTGCGAGGGAG ATTTAAAAGCCGCTCGTGTGAcattaaaactattttag
- the TEDC2 gene encoding tubulin epsilon and delta complex protein 2 isoform X5, with the protein MLPAGCSRRLLAELRDALDACAERQRQLERSLRVSRRLLRVWEPAETPALEPTPGPDTNEEARPPARTPSPQDLKELELLTQALEKAVRVRKGLSKAGGRDEAPSRKSRSIVSPATTASVPPRASGQAGRRASETKPPRGVRQTTVPAKGLPELRLLSVGDQTCKARGAQAAKPEPGLRDQQMAPSAAPQAPEAFTLKQKGLWAQLSSTETGDSMDATTTAKTQFLRKMQSGWPSSRLCAAEVEAEVGRLRKACSLLRQRMGEELTADPVDWMQEYHCLLTLEGLQAIAGQCLHRLQELRAAVMEHQLAPWPEGRLPSAPSSCGGGADSIWSPQLLLYSSTQELQTLASLRLRVAMLDEQIHLEKVLMAELLPLVSTQEPLGPPWLALCRAVHSLLCEGDLKAARVTLKLF; encoded by the exons ATGCTGCCCGCCGGCTGCTCGCGCCG GCTGTTGGCCGAGCTGCGGGACGCCCTGGACGCCTGCGCCGAGCGACAGCGACAGCTGGAGCGGAGTCTGCGCGTCTCCCGGCGGCTGCTGCGGGTCTG GGAACCAGCCGAGACCCCGGCTCTGGAGCCAACTCCAGGACCAGATACTAATGAAGAGGCCCGGCCTCCAG CACGCACACCCAGCCCCCAAGACCTCAAGGAGCTGGAGCTTCTGACCCAGGCACTGGAGAAGGCTGTACGAGTGCGAAAAGGCCTCTCTAAGGCTGGAGGAAGAGACGAGGCCCCCAGCCGGAAGTCTCGGTCCATTGTCTCTCCTGCCACCACAGCCTCTGTCCCACCCCGGGCCTCAGGCCAGGCTGGCCGCCGAGCATCAGAGACAAAACCCCCCAGGGGCGTTCGCCAGACCACTGTGCCTGCCAAGGGCCTCCCTGAGCTCAGGCTTCTGTCAGTGGGGGATCAGACCTGTAAGGCGAGAGGGGCTCAagctgccaagcctgaaccaggCCTCAGGGACCAACAAATGGCCCCATCAGCTGCTCCTCAGGCCCCAGAAGCTTTCACACTCAAGCAGAAGGG CCTGTGGGCCCAACTCAGCTCTACAGAGACCGGTGACTCCATGGATGCCACTACCACCGCCAAGACACAGTTCCTCCGGAAAATGCAG TCAGGCTGGCCCAGCTCCAGGCTCTGTGCTGCCgaggtggaggcagaggtggggcgCCTGCGGAAGGCCTGCTCACTGCTGAGGCAGCGAATGGGGGAAGAGCTCACAGCAG ACCCAGTGGACTGGATGCAGGAGTACCACTGCCTGCTCACCCTGGAGGGGCTGCAGGCCATTGCAGGGCAGTGTCTCCACAGGCTACAGGAACTGCGTGCGG CTGTGATGGAACACCAGCTGGCGCCATGGCCTGAGGGGAGACTCCCCAGTGCCCCATCTTCCTGTGGAGGAGGAGCAGACTCCATCTGGAGCCCCCAGTTGCTTCTTTACTCCAGCACCCAGGAGCTGCAGACCCTGGCGTCCCTCAGGCTGCGGGTAGCCATGCTGGACGAGCAGATCCACCTGGAAAAG GTCCTGATGGCTGAACTCCTCCCCCTGGTGAGCACACAGGAGCCTCTGGGGCCACCCTGGCTGGCGCTGTGCCGGGCTGTGCACAGCCTGCTCTGCGAGGGAG ATTTAAAAGCCGCTCGTGTGAcattaaaactattttag
- the TEDC2 gene encoding tubulin epsilon and delta complex protein 2 isoform X3 codes for MLPAGCSRRLLAELRDALDACAERQRQLERSLRVSRRLLRVWEPAETPALEPTPGPDTNEEARPPARTPSPQDLKELELLTQALEKAVRVRKGLSKAGGRDEAPSRKSRSIVSPATTASVPPRASGQAGRRASETKPPRGVRQTTVPAKGLPELRLLSVGDQTCKARGAQAAKPEPGLRDQQMAPSAAPQAPEAFTLKQKGILLRLPMAFRKAASQNSRLWAQLSSTETGDSMDATTTAKTQFLRKMQSGWPSSRLCAAEVEAEVGRLRKACSLLRQRMGEELTADPVDWMQEYHCLLTLEGLQAIAGQCLHRLQELRAAVMEHQLAPWPEGRLPSAPSSCGGGADSIWSPQLLLYSSTQELQTLASLRLRVAMLDEQIHLEKVLMAELLPLVSTQEPLGPPWLALCRAVHSLLCEGGEHFLTILRDEPAD; via the exons ATGCTGCCCGCCGGCTGCTCGCGCCG GCTGTTGGCCGAGCTGCGGGACGCCCTGGACGCCTGCGCCGAGCGACAGCGACAGCTGGAGCGGAGTCTGCGCGTCTCCCGGCGGCTGCTGCGGGTCTG GGAACCAGCCGAGACCCCGGCTCTGGAGCCAACTCCAGGACCAGATACTAATGAAGAGGCCCGGCCTCCAG CACGCACACCCAGCCCCCAAGACCTCAAGGAGCTGGAGCTTCTGACCCAGGCACTGGAGAAGGCTGTACGAGTGCGAAAAGGCCTCTCTAAGGCTGGAGGAAGAGACGAGGCCCCCAGCCGGAAGTCTCGGTCCATTGTCTCTCCTGCCACCACAGCCTCTGTCCCACCCCGGGCCTCAGGCCAGGCTGGCCGCCGAGCATCAGAGACAAAACCCCCCAGGGGCGTTCGCCAGACCACTGTGCCTGCCAAGGGCCTCCCTGAGCTCAGGCTTCTGTCAGTGGGGGATCAGACCTGTAAGGCGAGAGGGGCTCAagctgccaagcctgaaccaggCCTCAGGGACCAACAAATGGCCCCATCAGCTGCTCCTCAGGCCCCAGAAGCTTTCACACTCAAGCAGAAGGG GATTCTGCTGCGGCTGCCCATGGCCTTCAGGAAGGCGGCTTCCCAGAATTCCCG CCTGTGGGCCCAACTCAGCTCTACAGAGACCGGTGACTCCATGGATGCCACTACCACCGCCAAGACACAGTTCCTCCGGAAAATGCAG TCAGGCTGGCCCAGCTCCAGGCTCTGTGCTGCCgaggtggaggcagaggtggggcgCCTGCGGAAGGCCTGCTCACTGCTGAGGCAGCGAATGGGGGAAGAGCTCACAGCAG ACCCAGTGGACTGGATGCAGGAGTACCACTGCCTGCTCACCCTGGAGGGGCTGCAGGCCATTGCAGGGCAGTGTCTCCACAGGCTACAGGAACTGCGTGCGG CTGTGATGGAACACCAGCTGGCGCCATGGCCTGAGGGGAGACTCCCCAGTGCCCCATCTTCCTGTGGAGGAGGAGCAGACTCCATCTGGAGCCCCCAGTTGCTTCTTTACTCCAGCACCCAGGAGCTGCAGACCCTGGCGTCCCTCAGGCTGCGGGTAGCCATGCTGGACGAGCAGATCCACCTGGAAAAG GTCCTGATGGCTGAACTCCTCCCCCTGGTGAGCACACAGGAGCCTCTGGGGCCACCCTGGCTGGCGCTGTGCCGGGCTGTGCACAGCCTGCTCTGCGAGGGAGGTGAGCACTTCCTCACCATCTTGCGAGATGAACCTGCTGACTGA